DNA from Coffea arabica cultivar ET-39 chromosome 10c, Coffea Arabica ET-39 HiFi, whole genome shotgun sequence:
gaggacaacgaaagggacgtcaacctagacaaccccgaaatgaaagagtagctaatgggtccgatattgatcaaaacgttgagctaagtgctgggagaggaaatgaccagataggacaagttttaactcgcatgacggatatcctagagctcttggtagctcaacaaggtcaaggtgttggacaaggaaaccaacgtggaaaccaagagataggggaggatcgagctttagagcggtttcagaaattctctccgcccaagtttgctggagggcctgatccagaggtggctgagaattggttagaaaatataagaaatatattcgatgccttggattacacagaggagagacaagtcatatttgctgtatttcaacttgaaggagcagcccgagcatggtggaatgttataagaaacaagtgggaaagagatcaaactccgaGAATTTGGATAAACTTCGTGcgtgaatttaatgagaaatttcttcctccacttgtccaagaaaagagagaagatgattttataaagcttcgtcaaggaactttaagcgtagctgagtatgaaacacgctttacgaagttatctacatatgccccagaattggtggctactgaacggaagagaataagacggtttatccaaggattagatttggaaatccaagatgcccttgccgcagcacaggttgaaacatttagtgacgctcttgaaaaagcgcaaagggtagaaagcacaaaatctcaactgagagcttttcaaaaaaggaaaagagatacatctgacagtacactaggaaaaaatggaccaccacccaaagttagaaaagaagtggatgaagtaggactgttacttcctgcaccactcatgataaaggaaccaaaaggaactatgtcacgagggacttcagtaggacaaacacgatcaaagaaaacctcgcaagcaagtcaggtcacaacacctcgtccgacttgtggatattgtggaaggacgaatcacactgaagaaaactgttggctaaagggacgaaagtgtatgggatgtgggagtaccaatcataaagttcatgactgtccaaggaggtatccacgagaaactactgctcaacaaggaaatggaactgttcctcgacaagtcaatggaaggagaaaccgaccaatggcatctgaaagaacgcatgacatgaacacaccacacggttcagagttgtctgagattacagaaggtatgaatttcgaggacgaaattcttttaaggaggggaggttgtgaggactcacaaaatttacttatttaatctcctatttctagcttatttaattatttatttggtcttttactccgaatattattttctaagctcttgagacctaattacatggaaatatagtttcattatatttttaaaatgacttgtttcaaaaattaattttcggaagctcgttttgtaaaaatagtgaacacgtctttggaaatcttgatcgattgagagtacaataggtttgaaatattggagacatgtacaatggacctaaattaggcattttaatgtttaaatactcaagtgatagttattagtactatcgttataagaatttctcggaagtttcgcgttattgcgcttaaattggagatacgcgttttcacacgcgcaatttaaattgaggaactttagacccttattttgggacaattaagagtgaataatatttatatgaatataaatgcattagaagtttagtacactagtgaaacaaacgcgagaggaatcgagcacaaaacgcgcgcgtgcgcgcactttttgcggttgacttttgtgcacccaATCCTTAGTCAttaagcttcctttggaagcctcatttcagaccacaatttctctctcttgctccctcatctggccgaacaacaaagcaagaaaaacaGCTCAAGAGTTCTTCCAAttcctccatcaaatcttcaccaaacctcttccaattcactccaaattcgaactacacttagcttaacacttgaggagtattttgagctgcaaaagggagctgaaaagccacggttttctggagcaaagagtgaccaaaatttctgatctaatcatccaagaaggtagcaaatcatccaacccatagatcttagtttttgtaagatttattgcacatataaggttatataatcatgtgggtagccttgtttatggtataaaatgtgaaagtgggctctatgaactcccactcttgggttgttgctgatttgatgttggatgatgaaattaatggtggtttagtgcttatattagtagattaatgttgtattgttggtagaaaatcaaaggaggtgcttggagcaaaagtgaccgttttacccctgccttgtccgaccattttcgtgccagattttgagattctaatgaattgattatgttgtttatctattattgtaagtgtgtacaaaatttcattgaaaaataacatgatttggttggtcaaatgagttgatttccaaagttagcaaaactggaaaatgaatcccgtattgcccaggcagtcattttgtaacggccataactctttgttccgatgtcgaaatcaagtgccgtttgcggcattggaaactagacattcctagctttctatcggtaccaatttcacattctggttccacttgagtgagccacaccattcgattgaatatcactgtcctgtttcgttgctctccaggagacaggacagaaattgctacttgatgctcaaaaacgagctatttgtgaatggaatttgaaaatggtttcttctgagaaaattcagctttagaagagagctttccaacgccatcaaccacgcccaattccaagttgaatggagtgagttgtggccaaagtttgaaactgctacagtgatagaattttccacttggacagatttgtaactaacaatgatttgggacttgttgttttggaaactttgatgtccgacatctaccaaactttagattagatgttccttggactttgtttcacaaataaaccagatttgggttggttgctttggacaaaatgtttaaaaaggaaagaagagctagaagacagttttaccttgggaaatttcctgaactttgatggtttagttaactaccttcccgtgtgaattttcaaatgaaatttgatagaagagtaatcctcatatggaggtttaattgtacaaaatttggtaatattctaagaccattttgatatgcaaatgatgtcacaaaattcgctcatcgaatctggaaaacttttcgttttctcttagccaaatggtcaaatctgatttggagagttttatttctagaatttggatgtcaatggtctttaaattgctcagtggatgtttatgaactcttggtttcaataatggagagatttggaactgatttcatggtacaaaaagtttgtaaacgaaagaaaagtgagaaggtagtttagccttgaaactcttcataaactttggttgttttaatgactaccttaccgtgagagtttttgtacgaaacttagtagaaatgttgttcacacatggaagatttagtgtaccaagtttgatgtatttctaatgccaacttgatgaccaaatgatatttcgaatctagttttaaacctggaaaatagcccaacagtcttaactttttcagcaacttggaggtactatatcttggtgctcgaaactccatttctcgttccgcttgttttgttatactcttggattgcaacactaattgatttccaaatttcaaaggttagttcaaaacaagtgaattttgccgaatttctaaagttggccaaaaaccaacttaaatctgtcttggtaattcaagttaccaactttgagccaaaatttgagtgcctttcacttacattcgtggaaaagtgtcttctaagaacttttagtactttgaaagaggattccaacagtaccaagttttccaattttggacttgtggagagtgaaatatgatttttcaaatattgcttgttaaatctggaattttctaacttaaaggaaactaagggtttcaaaccctccattttccttcaatatcatttgatcgttttacatttgatttcaaagatggaaatcagatttgtcttgtattttaaaacccacttttgaacctcgagttacacgaactcttagactcgtctctgcgttaatttcttagattgtactagtgtacaattttcctcgataattagaatgattttgagtggtagttgattattgtttgctcaggcactcgagggaatctcccagaggaactcggagcggacacctaagacgcttgtttaagaactactcgcttgttttgactaggtgagtgttccatataggaatacgtaattggaataagtctatgacatgcttaaccCATGGtcattaagtatttaccacactcatgcacatttgaataatgtatacttgaattactcgacatgaaacacctgaagtaggtatatttgaactattcgatatgaaatgcttaaagagcatacttatgtgattacttgaaatactagatatgaaatgtttggagagcatattttcatgatgtgtttaaatgattaattatgctatgacagcataagtcggttggagtaaatctcctcgactcttacgtggtgaaagtgaaaaacggccaatggcggcctattgaaatgacatatgtctaccaattaaccgtaattactaccgttaaccgtttaccgtttaccgttaaccgtgtttacttaccgttttctaatctatttggttacttgcttacttggttatctgcttacgtgatcaccaacttacttggttacttgaccacctgattacttgattatcatgaatcacatgttatatgaagctgtccatcattattaggcgagtgtgtactttacctcactcgacctactcaaatgatgaattttaccttttgtcgaattacttggttacctgtgcatgttgtaagctctaagctgaacttgggccctgcccttggttactgacctactcgagccaggactgggctcggtcgggtaggttggaaccctgggccaccgtttcggtatactcgagtattaccactggagggataaggcgatggccagaccgtaccgtggggatcagaagtcataaggtgcagatgaccgacagagttccactggaacaccgtatcctaccgtatatgtttaccttgtatcatgataattgtttcatgctaaaatgtcaacatgaaatcctgaactatgcctgtgatacgctccatacctgttacctgaccaatgtacttatatcatgatacctgtctcatgataaatgtctcataccatgataaatgtctcaaattactcgtacaatgattatcacctcatgataacacgccattgtgtaacattgaaccatgcatatgatatgcccaacttacttgatttatttgaactgttagagtgtcttggaacctcactgggctgtgtagctcatcccacgttgtggttttcttttacagggttcgagaccaagggtgctcgtgagtagtactagattgttttcttttgaaaactttaagttatattataacggatggctattgtacccttttccgttgggttgtatttaagcttggaagctgcataattgtaagtgtgagatatttggagtactttaattatgtattgaagttacttaaagtatttcgagcttttgaatgatggattgtagtgagtcctggcgagagctgggcaggcgtcccgcggataccctttggttcgccttagggagaagtgggggcgttacaattggtatcagagcttaggcttcagattttgtagtgtatcctaggcttaaatgtttaggatgccggactgtgggactattctgaaagttaaatgattgcttgtagtgatgaaatttagagccacttcacgtggtctctacaaaggagcaagatagggccaagtggtgtttggtccttactatgtgattaagtaaagacttaagtgcccttctagaaatgtaagttgtgaatcatgaatgttataggttgtaaaacctttatcttgataattggagggaatttgatatgtatgttgggtaggaatctcgaatgtggtgatttactcttgggaccggccggctcgagatgtgaattatcctattttggattcttgaacCCGAGTACTTGGGAGTGGAAAGCAACCATAGGGACTTtatatctccatttgtggggaataagaatgaatcgatatttcatgtgaatggttacaggaaaccaataattgtttggttaagatggtacaataattaagagtggaagatggaaaatatcgtaacccaaaagatccttgtgttgggattgaaatcgagcatgttagggaacgagaatcgtctagttccaattaatctagtgaatctCTACTGGTGATCTTTCATAGTgagacgatgggagtagaacttaagagtttgcgccttggagatgaatgtacttgtgataatcacttgtttatttttgttattgactttgacttggcatgaactttacttggccataatttgtgttatgatttaatgaactctagtttgtgtttacttgcatagtgataatgttatttgtgaaaGTGTCTTCATCCTCTTTAAATGTTGCTACTGGTATATGAGTGTAGTTCAATTTTAACTAAGTGTGAGGGTTATGCATGTGCGTATAGATTAGTTGTggacatggaaactagaggacaacgaaagggacgtcaacctagacaaccccgaaatgaaagagtagctaatgggtccgatattgatcaaaacgttgagctaagtgctgggagaggaaatgaccagataggacaagttttaactcgcatgacggatatcctagagctcttggtagctcaacaaggtcaaggtgttggacaaggaaaccaacgtggaaaccaagagataggggaggatcgagctttagagcggtttcagaaattctctccgcccaagtttgctggagggcctgatccagaggtggctgagaattggttagaaaatataagaaatatattcgatgccttggattacacagaggagagacaagtcatatttgctgtatttcaacttgaaggagcagcccgagcatggtggaatgttataagaaacaagtgggaaagagatcaaactccgaGAATTTGGATAAACTTCGTGcgtgaatttaatgagaaatttcttcctccacttgtccaagaaaagagagaagatgattttataaagcttcgtcaaggaactttaagcgtagctgagtatgaaacacgctttacgaagttatctacatatgccccagaattggtggctactgaacggaagagaataagacggtttatccaaggattagatttggaaatccaagatgcccttgccgcagcacaggttgaaacatttagtgacgctcttgaaaaagcgcaaagggtagaaagcacaaaatctcaactgagagcttttcaaaaaaggaaaagagatacatctgacagtacactaggaaaaaatggaccaccacccaaagttagaaaagaagtggatgaagtaggactgttacttcctgcaccactcatgataaaggaaccaaaaggaactatgtcacgagggacttcagtaggacaaacacgatcaaagaaaacctcgcaagcaagtcaggtcacaacacctcgtccgacttgtggatattgtggaaggacgaatcacactgaagaaaactgttggctaaagggacgaaagtgtatgggatgtgggagtaccaatcataaagttcatgactgtccaaggaggtatccacgagaaactactgctcaacaaggaaatggaactgttcctcgacaagtcaatggaaggagaaaccgaccaatggcatctgaaagaacgcatgacatgaacacaccacacggttcagagttgtctgagattacagaaggtatgaatttcgaggacgaaattcttttaaggaggggaggttgtgaggactcacaaaatttacttatttaatctcctatttctagcttatttaattatttatttggtcttttactccgaatattattttctaagctcttgagacctaattacatggaaatatagtttcattatatttttaaaatgacttgtttcaaaaattaattttcggaagctcgttttgtaaaaatagtgaacacgtctttggaaatcttgatcgattgagagtacaataggtttgaaatattggagacatgtacaatggacctaaattaggcattttaatgtttaaatactcaagtgatagttattagtactatcgttataagaatttctcggaagtttcgcgttattgcgcttaaattggagatacgcgttttcacacgcgcaatttaaattgaggaactttagacccttattttgggacaattaagagtgaataatatttatatgaatataaatgcattagaagtttagtacactagtgaaacaaacgcgagaggaatcgagcacaaaacgcgcgcgtgcgcgcactttttgcggttgacttttgtgcacccaATCCTTAGTCAttaagcttcctttggaagcctcatttcagaccacaatttctctctcttgctccctcatctggccgaacaacaaagcaagaaaaacaGCTCAAGAGTTCTTCCAAttcctccatcaaatcttcaccaaacctcttccaattcact
Protein-coding regions in this window:
- the LOC140016256 gene encoding uncharacterized protein — encoded protein: MLLLVYECSSILTKCEGYACAYRLVVDMETRGQRKGRQPRQPRNERVANGSDIDQNVELSAGRGNDQIGQVLTRMTDILELLVAQQGQGVGQGNQRGNQEIGEDRALERFQKFSPPKFAGGPDPEVAENWLENIRNIFDALDYTEERQVIFAVFQLEGAARAWWNVIRNKWERDQTPRIWINFVREFNEKFLPPLVQEKREDDFIKLRQGTLSVAEYETRFTKLSTYAPELVATERKRIRRFIQGLDLEIQDALAAAQVETFSDALEKAQRVESTKSQLRAFQKRKRDTSDSTLGKNGPPPKVRKEVDEVGLLLPAPLMIKEPKGTMSRGTSVGQTRSKKTSQASQVTTPRPTCGYCGRTNHTEENCWLKGRKCMGCGSTNHKVHDCPRRYPRETTAQQGNGTVPRQVNGRRNRPMASERTHDMNTPHGSELSEITEGMNFEDEILLRRGGCEDSQNLLI
- the LOC140016221 gene encoding uncharacterized protein — protein: MLLLVYECSSILTKCEGYACAYRLVVDMETRGQRKGRQPRQPRNERVANGSDIDQNVELSAGRGNDQIGQVLTRMTDILELLVAQQGQGVGQGNQRGNQEIGEDRALERFQKFSPPKFAGGPDPEVAENWLENIRNIFDALDYTEERQVIFAVFQLEGAARAWWNVIRNKWERDQTPRIWINFVREFNEKFLPPLVQEKREDDFIKLRQGTLSVAEYETRFTKLSTYAPELVATERKRIRRFIQGLDLEIQDALAAAQVETFSDALEKAQRVESTKSQLRAFQKRKRDTSDSTLGKNGPPPKVRKEVDEVGLLLPAPLMIKEPKGTMSRGTSVGQTRSKKTSQASQVTTPRPTCGYCGRTNHTEENCWLKGRKCMGCGSTNHKVHDCPRRYPRETTAQQGNGTVPRQVNGRRNRPMASERTHDMNTPHGSELSEITEGMNFEDEILLRRGGCEDSQNLLI